One window of the Oceanispirochaeta sp. M1 genome contains the following:
- the rplP gene encoding 50S ribosomal protein L16, with product MLSPKKTKYRKQMRGGPLRGNATRGNTIAFGECGLVALDNKWITARQIEAARVAMTRHIKRGGKVWIRIFPDIPYTKKPAETRMGKGKGNPEKWVAEVKPGTVMFEIGGVDKDLAKRAMELAGSKLPIKTKFVYKEAR from the coding sequence ATGCTGAGTCCTAAGAAAACCAAATATAGAAAACAAATGAGAGGCGGACCTCTTAGAGGGAACGCCACCAGAGGTAATACAATTGCTTTCGGCGAATGCGGATTGGTAGCTCTGGATAACAAGTGGATTACTGCTAGACAGATTGAAGCTGCTCGTGTTGCCATGACTAGGCACATTAAGAGAGGCGGTAAGGTCTGGATCAGAATCTTTCCTGATATCCCTTATACCAAAAAGCCTGCTGAAACTCGAATGGGTAAAGGTAAAGGTAACCCCGAAAAATGGGTTGCTGAAGTTAAGCCCGGGACTGTTATGTTTGAAATCGGTGGTGTTGACAAAGACCTGGCTAAAAGAGCCATGGAACTTGCCGGCAGCAAACTGCCTATTAAAACTAAGTTCGTCTATAAGGAGGCGAGATAG
- the rpmC gene encoding 50S ribosomal protein L29: protein MKERFNDLSVEELIAKREELSNKLQKMRFDMVLGHVENRMDKRNLRRSIARLNTMVNEFDLGIRKA from the coding sequence ATGAAAGAACGTTTCAATGATCTGTCAGTTGAAGAGCTTATCGCCAAACGCGAAGAACTTAGCAACAAGCTACAGAAAATGAGATTTGATATGGTTCTGGGACATGTAGAAAATCGGATGGATAAAAGAAATCTGAGAAGAAGCATTGCCCGTTTGAACACAATGGTTAACGAGTTTGATCTCGGAATCAGGAAGGCGTAG
- the rpsQ gene encoding 30S ribosomal protein S17, with protein MEKAQKTNKKVLTGVVVSDKMEKTVVVQITTKKLHPLYKKYITSSVKYKAHDEKNDANIGDTVNIVECRPISKDKCWSLQEILERAK; from the coding sequence ATGGAAAAAGCCCAGAAGACTAATAAAAAAGTTTTAACCGGCGTAGTTGTCAGTGACAAGATGGAAAAGACAGTTGTTGTACAGATTACAACTAAAAAACTGCATCCTCTGTACAAAAAGTACATTACTAGTTCGGTTAAATACAAAGCACATGATGAAAAAAATGATGCTAATATCGGTGATACAGTCAACATTGTAGAATGTAGACCTATCAGTAAAGATAAGTGCTGGTCTCTTCAGGAAATCCTTGAGAGAGCCAAATAA
- the rplN gene encoding 50S ribosomal protein L14, translating to MIQDNTYLNVADNSGAKKVQCIKVLGGSHRRYASVGDIIVVAVKDAIPHAPIKKGEVKKAVIVRTHKEYRRPDGTYIRFDDNACVIVDANLAPVGKRIFGPVARELRDADFMKIVSLAPEVL from the coding sequence ATGATTCAGGATAATACATATTTGAATGTAGCTGATAACTCTGGTGCTAAAAAGGTACAGTGTATCAAGGTTCTCGGCGGAAGTCATAGAAGATATGCCAGTGTTGGCGATATTATTGTCGTGGCTGTTAAAGACGCAATTCCCCATGCCCCCATTAAAAAGGGTGAGGTGAAGAAGGCTGTTATTGTAAGAACGCACAAAGAATACAGACGTCCCGACGGAACATATATCCGTTTTGATGACAATGCCTGTGTGATTGTAGATGCAAACCTTGCACCAGTTGGTAAGCGTATTTTTGGCCCCGTAGCAAGAGAACTTAGAGATGCCGATTTTATGAAAATTGTATCTTTAGCACCCGAAGTTCTTTAG
- the rplX gene encoding 50S ribosomal protein L24, with amino-acid sequence MAEVKYKIKKGDQVQIIAGKDSGKSGRVLKIQRDTGRAIIEGLNMVKKAQKPKAQGEKGSIIELEAAIDLSNVQLLCKKCGPTRVGIKVDGDSKVRVCKKCGEAL; translated from the coding sequence ATGGCTGAAGTGAAATATAAGATTAAAAAGGGTGATCAGGTACAGATTATTGCTGGCAAAGACAGTGGTAAATCAGGCCGAGTCCTTAAAATCCAGAGAGATACCGGCCGGGCTATTATTGAAGGTTTGAATATGGTCAAAAAGGCCCAGAAACCTAAAGCTCAGGGCGAGAAGGGCAGCATCATTGAACTTGAAGCTGCTATCGATCTCTCTAATGTACAGCTTCTCTGCAAGAAATGCGGACCCACCAGGGTTGGTATCAAGGTAGACGGAGATAGTAAAGTAAGAGTTTGCAAGAAATGTGGAGAAGCTTTATAA
- the rplE gene encoding 50S ribosomal protein L5 — MANTPRLKTVYTEKIAQELFSEFGYKSKMQIPKIEKVVVSMGVGEAIANKKLLESAVEELTLITGQKVMKTKARKSIANFKVREGQEIGAKVTLRGVKMYEFLDRLINISLPRVKDFRGVNPKAFDGRGNYSLGITEQIIFPEIDYDKIEQINGLNVAIVTTAGTDDEARSLLAKFGMPFRK, encoded by the coding sequence ATGGCGAATACACCAAGATTAAAAACTGTTTATACAGAAAAGATCGCTCAGGAACTTTTTTCTGAGTTTGGCTATAAGTCAAAAATGCAGATTCCCAAGATTGAAAAGGTTGTTGTAAGCATGGGAGTTGGTGAGGCAATCGCTAACAAAAAGCTTCTTGAATCTGCTGTGGAAGAATTGACTCTGATCACTGGTCAGAAAGTCATGAAAACTAAAGCAAGAAAATCTATTGCGAACTTCAAGGTTCGTGAAGGACAGGAGATTGGTGCAAAAGTTACTCTGAGAGGAGTAAAAATGTACGAATTCCTGGATCGTCTGATCAATATTTCCCTCCCCCGTGTAAAGGACTTTAGAGGTGTAAATCCTAAAGCTTTCGACGGAAGAGGAAATTATTCTCTGGGAATTACAGAGCAGATTATTTTTCCGGAAATTGACTACGATAAGATTGAGCAGATCAACGGTCTAAACGTAGCCATTGTAACAACGGCTGGTACCGATGACGAAGCAAGATCTCTTCTTGCCAAGTTCGGCATGCCTTTCAGGAAATAG
- a CDS encoding type Z 30S ribosomal protein S14, whose amino-acid sequence MAKKSMIVKCNRKQKYSTREYNRCRICGRPRGYMRKFEMCRICFRKLANEGLIPGVTKSSW is encoded by the coding sequence ATGGCAAAGAAATCTATGATCGTTAAATGTAATAGAAAACAGAAGTACAGTACCCGCGAGTATAACAGATGCAGAATCTGTGGAAGACCTCGTGGTTACATGAGAAAATTTGAAATGTGCAGAATCTGTTTTCGTAAGCTTGCTAACGAAGGTTTGATTCCCGGCGTTACAAAATCTAGCTGGTAG
- the rpsH gene encoding 30S ribosomal protein S8, producing MSCSDPVADMLTKIRNASRAKFEKVDIVPSKLKLEIIKILKNEGFVKNFKKVTLDDESIIRVFLKYDDSENPIIHGIQSVSTPGRRVYTGYKDMPRVLNGFGTLIVSTSTGVTTGKKATVGKVGGEIICKVW from the coding sequence ATGAGTTGTTCAGATCCTGTAGCGGATATGCTCACAAAAATTAGAAATGCCAGCAGGGCTAAATTTGAGAAGGTAGATATTGTACCTTCCAAGCTAAAGCTGGAAATTATTAAAATTCTTAAGAATGAAGGATTCGTCAAGAATTTCAAGAAAGTAACATTGGATGATGAAAGTATTATCCGTGTTTTCTTGAAATATGACGATTCAGAAAATCCGATTATTCACGGAATCCAGTCTGTTTCTACCCCTGGTAGACGAGTTTATACAGGCTACAAGGATATGCCCCGTGTATTAAACGGATTCGGTACATTGATCGTTTCCACTTCAACTGGTGTGACAACTGGCAAAAAAGCCACTGTCGGGAAAGTTGGTGGTGAGATCATTTGTAAGGTCTGGTAA
- the rplF gene encoding 50S ribosomal protein L6, whose translation MSRIGLKPLTVPKSVTVSVKDNILTVKGAKGELTQHFEPEVSFEIKDDVATVSRKDDSKRAKSMHGLYRKLLENMVTGVTTGFSKALIINGVGYRAELKGKSLLMNLGFSTQIEYVLPEGITAAVEGNKVTVSGISKEVVGLAASEIRGLRPPEPYKGKGIKYETEHVRRKVGKSGVK comes from the coding sequence ATGTCTCGTATCGGTTTAAAACCATTAACAGTGCCTAAAAGTGTAACTGTTTCTGTTAAAGACAATATTTTGACCGTTAAAGGTGCTAAGGGTGAGTTAACCCAGCACTTTGAGCCTGAAGTCAGCTTTGAAATCAAAGATGATGTGGCAACTGTCAGTAGAAAAGATGATTCTAAAAGAGCCAAGTCCATGCATGGACTGTACAGAAAACTTCTGGAAAACATGGTGACTGGTGTAACAACCGGTTTTTCCAAGGCTCTTATTATCAATGGTGTTGGATACAGGGCTGAACTCAAGGGCAAAAGCCTTTTGATGAACCTGGGATTTTCAACTCAGATTGAATATGTGCTGCCTGAAGGTATCACTGCAGCCGTTGAGGGCAACAAGGTGACTGTTTCAGGTATATCCAAAGAAGTAGTCGGTCTTGCTGCCAGTGAAATCCGTGGACTTAGACCTCCCGAACCTTACAAGGGTAAGGGGATTAAATACGAAACAGAACATGTCAGACGTAAAGTCGGTAAGTCTGGTGTTAAATAG
- the rplR gene encoding 50S ribosomal protein L18 has protein sequence MDRIKQKQSKRLQRKKHVRKKISGTAERPRLTVFKSNKNISLQVIDDIKGHTLLSVSTLEKDYTAVKINLEGGSQLGKVIGERMKAAGITTIVFDRNGYMYHGIVKAIAEAARAEGIQF, from the coding sequence ATGGATAGAATTAAACAGAAGCAGTCCAAAAGACTGCAGAGAAAAAAACATGTCCGGAAGAAAATTTCCGGAACTGCTGAAAGACCCAGACTGACTGTTTTTAAGAGTAATAAAAATATCAGCCTCCAGGTAATTGATGATATTAAGGGTCACACCCTTCTTAGCGTATCTACTCTGGAAAAAGATTATACTGCTGTTAAAATCAACCTCGAAGGCGGATCTCAGTTGGGTAAAGTCATCGGCGAAAGAATGAAAGCTGCCGGTATCACTACTATTGTATTTGACCGTAATGGTTATATGTACCATGGTATTGTTAAAGCAATTGCAGAAGCAGCTAGAGCCGAAGGCATTCAGTTTTAA
- the rpsE gene encoding 30S ribosomal protein S5, with protein MAYDKRQKEEKEFTEKLIRLNRVSKAVKGGRKMSFSALMVVGDGKGRVGYGFGKANDVAEAIRKSVEKAKGNLRTIPLKKVTIPHEILGEFKSASVLLKPAAPGTGIIAGGPVRAIMEAAGIHDILAKSLGSKNTMNIVKSVFNGLDNLFDAKSVAAGRGKKINELWG; from the coding sequence ATGGCGTATGATAAAAGACAAAAAGAAGAAAAAGAATTTACCGAAAAACTCATCAGACTGAATCGTGTTTCTAAAGCCGTAAAAGGTGGACGAAAAATGTCATTCTCAGCTCTGATGGTAGTCGGAGACGGCAAAGGCCGTGTCGGTTACGGATTCGGTAAAGCAAATGATGTTGCGGAAGCTATCAGAAAGAGTGTTGAAAAAGCTAAGGGTAATCTTAGAACTATTCCTCTCAAGAAAGTAACAATTCCCCATGAAATCCTGGGTGAATTTAAAAGTGCTTCCGTTCTGCTGAAACCTGCTGCACCCGGTACCGGTATTATTGCTGGTGGACCTGTTCGTGCAATTATGGAAGCAGCTGGTATTCATGATATTCTTGCCAAGTCTCTTGGCTCAAAGAATACAATGAATATTGTTAAGAGCGTTTTCAACGGACTGGATAATCTTTTCGATGCCAAATCTGTTGCAGCCGGTCGCGGAAAAAAAATAAACGAACTGTGGGGTTGA
- the rpmD gene encoding 50S ribosomal protein L30 — protein MAKTKSIRVKLIRSTIGRKPEQRKTVKALGLGKLNSVVEKEATPSILGMVKSISHLVQVEEI, from the coding sequence ATGGCGAAGACAAAAAGCATTCGCGTAAAACTTATACGCAGCACAATAGGCCGTAAACCTGAACAGAGGAAAACCGTCAAGGCTCTTGGTCTTGGTAAGCTCAACTCTGTAGTTGAAAAAGAAGCTACACCTTCTATTCTGGGAATGGTTAAGTCTATTTCCCACCTTGTTCAAGTTGAGGAGATCTAA
- the rplO gene encoding 50S ribosomal protein L15, with product MSSIFELKAPKGANKNKKVLGRGHGAGTGKTSGRGHKGQRSRSGGNVRPGFEGGQMPLYRRVAARGFSNYMFKKSYVPVNLFLLEKNYSDGEVVSLETLLKKGLIKKSEKNIKILGNGELSKKLEVQIEKVSAGAVEKIEKAGGKIVNKSDQE from the coding sequence ATGAGTAGCATTTTTGAACTCAAAGCCCCAAAGGGTGCCAATAAGAATAAAAAAGTCCTCGGTAGAGGACATGGTGCCGGTACCGGTAAAACTTCCGGTAGAGGTCACAAAGGTCAAAGATCCAGATCAGGTGGTAATGTTCGTCCCGGTTTTGAGGGTGGACAGATGCCGCTGTACAGAAGAGTTGCAGCCAGAGGATTCTCAAACTATATGTTTAAGAAATCCTATGTTCCTGTGAACCTTTTCCTTCTGGAAAAAAACTACAGTGACGGAGAAGTTGTTTCTCTTGAAACTTTGTTGAAAAAAGGCCTGATTAAAAAGTCTGAGAAGAATATTAAGATTCTCGGAAACGGTGAACTGAGCAAAAAACTCGAAGTTCAGATTGAAAAGGTTTCTGCCGGTGCTGTTGAGAAAATCGAGAAAGCCGGTGGCAAAATAGTTAATAAGTCAGATCAGGAATAG